Proteins encoded in a region of the Oncorhynchus gorbuscha isolate QuinsamMale2020 ecotype Even-year linkage group LG16, OgorEven_v1.0, whole genome shotgun sequence genome:
- the ankrd40 gene encoding ankyrin repeat domain-containing protein 40: MSTTSLDKELQERLREASAIGDIDEVRILVESGVNVNSQNEINGWTCLHWACKRNHKPVVSYLLNSGADQEILTAKDELAVQLTSKPEIRRLLGVEEEEVPEIKEPELPIIPNYLSNPPFMYSKMDNKAELILAQLTQNGNGDHSSDDPHSDSASLSPTHEQQLPQQPQSLLSDRPREGAFIPLAQQNGVSPNPASSLTVNGGLPMDISMEPHLVNHGEYPHSVAHNGAVCSPPLPSPSPSTTSSSSQAQVANANPSMTRQQSLPQQLNCGQGAGGNMPAFQPFFFTSTFPVNVQELVLKVRIQNPNARENDFIEVELDRQELTYRSLLRVCCRELDISTEHVEKIRKLPNTMLRKDKDVARLQDFQELEVVLEKAEGLALLSGAGGLTDRPCYNMKASRLTY, translated from the exons ATGTCAACGACATCGTTGGATAAGGAATTGCAAGAGCGCTTGAGAGAGGCGTCTGCGATTGGAGACATCGACGAGGTGCGGATTTTAGTGGAAAGCGGAGTAAATGTCAACTCTCAAAACGAAATAAACGGATG GACATGTTTGCATTGGGCATGCAAGAGAAACCACAAACCGGTTGTGTCGTACCTGCTGAACTCTGGCGCTGATCAAGAGATCCTCACTGCAAAAGATGAGCTGGCTGTCCAGCTGACCTCTAAGCCTGAAATCAGAAGACTGTTAGGAG TTGAGGAGGAGGAAGTGCCTGAAATCAAGGAGCCTGAGTTGCCAATCATTCCAAACTACCTGTCCAACCCGCCATTCATGTACAGTAAGATGGACAACAAGGCTGAGCTCATATTGGCACAGTTGACCCAAAATGGCAATGGAGACCACTCATCAGATGACCCACACAGTGACTCAGCTTCCCTGTCGCCCACCCACGAGCAACAGCTGCCTCAGCAACCGCAGAGCCTACTCTCTGACAGGCCGAGGGAGGGGGCCTTCATCCCATTGGCGCAGCAGAACGGAGTGTCACCGAACCCCGCCTCGTCTCTCACCGTCAACGGAGGCCTGCCTATGGACATCTCCATGGAGCCCCACCTGGTCAACCATGGGGAGTACCCACACTCGGTGGCCCATAATGGGGCTGTGtgctctcctcccctgccctcccccagCCCCAGCACCACCAGCAGTAGCAGCCAAGCCCAGGTGGCTAACGCTAACCCATCTATGACCCGGCAGCAGTCCCTCCCTCAGCAGCTCAACTGTGGCCAGGGTGCTGGGGGTAACATGCCTGCTTTCCAGCCTTTCTTCTTTACCAGTACATTCCCTGTCAATGTGCAAG AGCTGGTCTTAAAGGTGCGTATCCAGAACCCCAACGCGCGGGAGAACGACTTCATCGAGGTggagctggacagacaggagctgACCTACCGCTCGCTGCTCCGGGTGTGCTGTCGCGAGCTGGACATCAGCACCGAACACGTGGAGAAGATCCGCAAGCTGCCCAACACCATGCTGCGAAAG GACAAAGATGTGGCTCGGCTGCAGGACTTCCAGGAGTTAGAGGTGGTGCTGGAGAAGGCTGAGGGCCTGGCACTCCTCTCTGGGGCGGGAGGCCTCACCGACAGACCCTGCTACAACATGAAGGCCTCCAGACTCACCTACTAG